One stretch of Artemia franciscana unplaced genomic scaffold, ASM3288406v1 Scaffold_3747, whole genome shotgun sequence DNA includes these proteins:
- the LOC136043217 gene encoding uncharacterized protein LOC136043217 has translation MATTDSPLGLKCGDNTVEQVVDFRYLGSTVERTGSSEKEVQSRIGQASGAFNRLKPVWRSKKYSLKLKMRLFNSNVISALLYSCECWKLNQHQEKRILAFENKCLRRILNINWRDHITNQTVRSISRQPLVTDVIRQRRWRYLGHVIRMAGDRLPRTVLEWQPEGTRRRGKPKNTLRRTYQRDLKHINAIVQPQWEDVWAAVHMRDDWRLFLDALGASGGTGGTKV, from the coding sequence atggcAACAACCGACTCACCACTGGGCTTAAAGTGCGGGGACAATACAGTAGAGCAGGTAGTGGATTTTAGATACCTTGGAAGTACAGTCGAACGAACTGGATCCAGCGAAAAGGAGGTGCAGTCTAGGATTGGACAAGCCAGTGGAGCTTTTAATCGACTAAAGCCAGTGTGGCGATCGAAAAAGTACTCcctgaaactgaaaatgaggcTGTTCAACAGTAACGTCATCTCCGCCCTCCTTTATAGCTGTGAATGTTGGAAACTAAATCAACACCAAGAAAAGAGGATTCTTGCCTTCGAGAACAAATGTCTTCGCAGAATACTGAATATTAACTGGAGAGACCACATAACCAACCAGACTGTTCGGTCTATCTCGCGCCAGCCCCTGGTAACAGATGTCATACGCCAACGAAGATGGCGCTACCTGGGGCATGTTATCCGTATGGCGGGAGATAGACTCCCCAGAACTGTACTGGAGTGGCAACCAGAGGGAACCCGAAGAAGAGGGAAGCCGAAGAATACACTTCGTCGTACGTACCAGCGGGACCTAAAACACATCAATGCGATAGTCCAACCCCAGTGGGAAGACGTCTGGGCAGCAGTACATATGAGGGACGACTGGCGGCTCTTTt